In Calliopsis andreniformis isolate RMS-2024a chromosome 6, iyCalAndr_principal, whole genome shotgun sequence, the genomic window TCACTGAGTGATTCATTATACTAAAATGTTGCATGATTCCTCCTATTCTTGAAAGCTAATCGTTTTTATTGTTTGATTTAACGCATGAATGTAACATTCGTTTCATtgtttgtaaatttttataatgaAGTGTAACCTTAAAACATTTAGTATTGTCAATAAAAGCATACAATGTGGGtgttattttatgttcatttacaTATGTATTAATAATTGCATATTTATCATTTTGTACTAATAATTTGCTCGATTATATGTTATAATACATGAAGACATTATGAGTGACTAATAAACTGGATTGGGACAGTTGATATTAAATGCATGTGTAGTTATCTAAGTCAACAGAGTAATCCTTGTTTACATTGACATCAACTGTTTTTAAGATTTAATTGTATGCTGCTAGTGCAAGTAGAAATCAACTAATCTTGAAGTAAAGGCACATAAACTTGAAATTTACACGCATCAAGAGGAAAGTAATACAAATGTTCAAAAATTCTAGCGGCGAAACAACAGGCACCTGCGCCACCGATGCAAACGTCTTCTATATCCAATACGATGGTACCAGTAAATACATCATCTGGTGGTTAACTGTGGCAGTGCAATGCAACCTCTGTGGCACATTAAACATTTATTAAgtaatttgatttatttattatgttaatatattaattttaataacttTTCAAACAATATTACAACGAAACAGAGTGCTAGGTAAACAAAGAAATCACATAAAAAGAAGTCAAAATAGAAGTATTAAAGGaagtaattattataaattataaacattttattttattagaaaaataaaatgtttattctaattttataattttatagtTCGCTCTTTTTTGTCTTGTGTAAATCATTGTGGTATAAGACTGCATGAAATTATAGGATATATTGATTTCTAAAACCGTGTActgtttaaattaaaaattatacaGAAAAGTACCGTGGTTTTTTCAATAACAATAAAGATCTACAGTAATTACTAGGAATAAACTGACCATGTACATTTAGTGATAGTATTCTAAcggttttattaaaaaaaaaaacatagaaTGTTATATACTTTTATTTATATAACAAAGACTTTTTATTGTTTATTAATGTACAATATTAAATATCAGAATTTTTTAGACATAATTATTGTATCTGGCAGTCAAACAATGCGAAACTTTCCTAATCCTACTTGTCGTGGATCCATGACTCAGTCTATTTCACAGAATTTACGTTGACAATGAAATACATTTGTATATATATAAACAAAAATTCTTAACGTGCTcggtttttattaaaaataggcAGTATAATATGGTATCGCAATGATTGATAAATATATCTACATCGATGAATAAATCCAGTATCCATCGTCCCTGAATAAGGGAAAATAATTTTTGCATTTAGTTGAATTAATTGGAATCTTCAAATTGGTAACTTAAATACAGGTCAACGCAAAGAATGACAGTATAAATTAAAACGATCTTTATATTTCTAGTTCCTTCTCAACGATTTTACGATATTCGTCAAAACCTCCTTCGATACACTTAACAGAACCCTCTCCGCACACCCAGAGTTCAGTGCATACCATGCGAATTAATCTTTCATCGTGCGAAACTAATATGACACCAGCCTAAaaaaagtattataaaaaaggtcaatatatattttataaattttataaccaTGAATACAGTAAAAGCTAAATTAAGAAGAGAATACAGAAAAGAATACAGTAAAAGctaaataaagaaaaatctTACTTGACAAGTGTTGAGAGCTTTGCCTAAGGCTTCAATTGATTCAATATCCAGATGATTCGTAGGTTCATCAAGCACTAAGAAATTTGGCATAGCTGCACACATTAATGCAAAGGCAACTCTTGATTTCTGTCCTCCTGATAAGGAATTGATAGTTTGCAAAGCTAAGTTCCCACTTATTCCAAAGCTTCCGAGCATTCTTCTATATTCTTCTATGGGTTTACCTGTAGTTTTAAAGGGAACGCGGTTACTCAAGCATTATCACATAACATTTTCTCATTCATTTTTATACCTGGAAAGTGGTTTTGCAGTAATTCAACTGGGCATACGCGCATATCCAACTGATCCACATGATGCTGACTGAAATatccaaatttcaaatttcgatGAACATGTACCGTGCCTTTAGTTGGGCTCAAAGTGCCTGTTATTATCTTCAAAAGCGTTGTTTTGCCCGCGCCATTTTCTCCAACGATACAAATACGGGATTGTAGGCTAGCGGTAAGATTCACACCACTAAATAGCAAATTATCAGTTCCTCCAGTATAACTGAAAGACACTTCGTTGAGTTGTAATATTGGAGGACTTAATGGTTCGACATCTGGGAAACGAAGTGTTACTTCTCCCTCTTTTTCCATTGGTTTCAATTCCGgcctagtaacaataataatatgaataatagaacacctaaaaatttcataaattttcTACTTACAATTTTTCTAACATCTTTATCTTGCTTTGTACACTAGAAGCACGATTAGCATTATAACGAAATCGATCAATGAATTCCTGTACATGGGCTCTTTTGGCTTGCTGAGCCTCATATTCTCTTTGCTGGTTTCTTTCACGTTCTCCTTTAGTTTTTGCAAACTGTTCATAATTACCGCGGTAAGCCTCTATTTTTTGTCCGCGCAAATATAATATGTCGGTGGGAACCTGTTAACAAATATATTGTCATAATCagttaaaaatttgttaaaattgtataaatatatcaccaatttaatatatatatatatatatatatatatataccgtATCTAAGAAGTTTCGATCGTGTGAAACTACAAGCAACGTAGTTGGCCACGATTGAAGATATTTTTCTAACCAAAGAATCGCTTTGATGTCAAGCATATTCGTAGGTTCGTCGAGTAATAGAAGATCCGGCCTAGAGAATAATGCACGTGCAAGTGCGAGTCTCATCCTCCAACCACCAGAAAATGACTTAGTTGGCCACGATTGTCTTTCGACAGAGAACCCAAGTCCAGATAAAATGGCACTGGCTTTAGCAGGCGCTTTATCTACTTCAGCTAGCTGCATCGCTTCATATACTTTAGCTAATTCCTCATCTAACGCGTCTCCTTTACCGCCGTCCTTTTCTATCGCCGCTTGTAGTTCCGCTTCTTTGCTGAGTAACACACTCCGTTCTTGATCGCATTCCAATACAGATTCAAGAGCAGAAGTGTCATTACCAGCAACTTCTTGTTCTACGTGCAGCACTTGTATATGTGATGGTATTCTCAACTGTTTACTGTGATAATTAATATGAAATGATAAGAAAAATAAGATTTATTCATGTTTAGGAAATTGTTTTTACTGTACCTAGATATCATTCTCAACAAAGTAGTTTTACCAAGACCATTTCTACCGATAAGGCCATAGCGTCTACCAAATGCAAGAGTCAAATCAGCTCCTTGCAATAAGATTCTGTCTCCATATGCTACGTCGAAATTTTCTATCCTAATGTCTTGAGTTTTATTTACACCACCCTTAGTTTCCATTCGGCTATCCTTTTTACTTGTCATTTGACTTGCACTTGCTGCTTCAATACCATGACTTATATTATTCACACGTCCACTTGACTCATTATTTACGCGTTTTTCTTGCTTCTGTTGTAACTTTGCCTCTGCTTTTTCTAACTTTTTAGCATCCACTTTCTATTCATCATTTTAAAATAATGTAATGCTCCTCATATTTATATCAATATCTGGACATATTTAATTGAATACTTACCATTGCATCATCTCGGGTAGTGACCCATATACTTTTTATTTGTTCAACTTGAGCTTCTAATGTAGCAGCCATCGTACCCAGATGAACAGGTGCATTTAGCACTTTATTCACACCATTTTTTCTCCTTTCTACGTCTCCATCGTTCGAATTGCCTTTTAGCATTTCCAATAGTTTTACACATATTTGcctacaaaatattaaaaattcgatatttatacaataaatattcgattgaaaattaaaattatctaaaaactggattaaataaaaaacaaatacaATTATATTATCTCAGAAACAATCACAACGAATTCAATGAaatgaatataatacaaaatacaatCAATGGTAAAGTAAAAAAGATGACAAAGTATGAACACGTTTACAGACCTAACCTCATTCTCTGGCTTCTCAGCGACTTCATGTAGTACTTCTCCTATGGCTTCATACACCTCGTCACCATCCTCGAAGTCATCTTTCGAACTGTCTAAAATACCTTTGCACAAAGAAACATTCATATTACTTTTTCGTAAGCCGCGGAAAGAAATGATTTTGCAACTTATAGGTTATCTTTCCGAAATAATACCTTCGACGTATTGATACAAATCATCATCTATCGTAGGAAATTGACTGCGAATATATTCTCCACAGACTGCCATGCCAGTTAACGTGCACAATAAGAGTGTCAAAGGGAATTTACTCGTAACGATTTGTGAAACGATACGCTTGACAGAACGGACGTCAAAATTCTCCTG contains:
- the LOC143180318 gene encoding ATP-binding cassette sub-family F member 3 isoform X2, whose product is MKSLRSQRMRQICVKLLEMLKGNSNDGDVERRKNGVNKVLNAPVHLGTMAATLEAQVEQIKSIWVTTRDDAMKVDAKKLEKAEAKLQQKQEKRVNNESSGRVNNISHGIEAASASQMTSKKDSRMETKGGVNKTQDIRIENFDVAYGDRILLQGADLTLAFGRRYGLIGRNGLGKTTLLRMISSKQLRIPSHIQVLHVEQEVAGNDTSALESVLECDQERSVLLSKEAELQAAIEKDGGKGDALDEELAKVYEAMQLAEVDKAPAKASAILSGLGFSVERQSWPTKSFSGGWRMRLALARALFSRPDLLLLDEPTNMLDIKAILWLEKYLQSWPTTLLVVSHDRNFLDTVPTDILYLRGQKIEAYRGNYEQFAKTKGERERNQQREYEAQQAKRAHVQEFIDRFRYNANRASSVQSKIKMLEKLPELKPMEKEGEVTLRFPDVEPLSPPILQLNEVSFSYTGGTDNLLFSGVNLTASLQSRICIVGENGAGKTTLLKIITGTLSPTKGTVHVHRNLKFGYFSQHHVDQLDMRVCPVELLQNHFPGKPIEEYRRMLGSFGISGNLALQTINSLSGGQKSRVAFALMCAAMPNFLVLDEPTNHLDIESIEALGKALNTCQAGVILVSHDERLIRMVCTELWVCGEGSVKCIEGGFDEYRKIVEKELEI
- the LOC143180318 gene encoding ATP-binding cassette sub-family F member 3 isoform X1 — encoded protein: MAVCGEYIRSQFPTIDDDLYQYVEGILDSSKDDFEDGDEVYEAIGEVLHEVAEKPENEVRQICVKLLEMLKGNSNDGDVERRKNGVNKVLNAPVHLGTMAATLEAQVEQIKSIWVTTRDDAMKVDAKKLEKAEAKLQQKQEKRVNNESSGRVNNISHGIEAASASQMTSKKDSRMETKGGVNKTQDIRIENFDVAYGDRILLQGADLTLAFGRRYGLIGRNGLGKTTLLRMISSKQLRIPSHIQVLHVEQEVAGNDTSALESVLECDQERSVLLSKEAELQAAIEKDGGKGDALDEELAKVYEAMQLAEVDKAPAKASAILSGLGFSVERQSWPTKSFSGGWRMRLALARALFSRPDLLLLDEPTNMLDIKAILWLEKYLQSWPTTLLVVSHDRNFLDTVPTDILYLRGQKIEAYRGNYEQFAKTKGERERNQQREYEAQQAKRAHVQEFIDRFRYNANRASSVQSKIKMLEKLPELKPMEKEGEVTLRFPDVEPLSPPILQLNEVSFSYTGGTDNLLFSGVNLTASLQSRICIVGENGAGKTTLLKIITGTLSPTKGTVHVHRNLKFGYFSQHHVDQLDMRVCPVELLQNHFPGKPIEEYRRMLGSFGISGNLALQTINSLSGGQKSRVAFALMCAAMPNFLVLDEPTNHLDIESIEALGKALNTCQAGVILVSHDERLIRMVCTELWVCGEGSVKCIEGGFDEYRKIVEKELEI